Genomic DNA from Bacterioplanes sanyensis:
TGCACGCCGCTCATGTTGCCCGCCCGACGCTGGTCATTGATAAACAGCGGCTGGATGCCAATATTGATCATTTGCTGGAAATTATTAATCGCGGCTTCGCCTATCGCATTGTTGCCAAGTCGCTACCCAGCGTGCCAATGCTGGATTATCTGATGCGCCGCACCGGTAGCAACCGACTGATGTGCTTTCATTTGCCGTTTATGATGCAACTGGTCGAGCAATTTCCCGCCGCGGATATTTTATTGGGCAAACCCATGCCCGTGGCTGGCGCGCAACGCTTTTACGACTGGTATCAAAGCCGCGCCGAATTTTTATGTTTTGATCCGGATATCCAGCTGCAATGGTTGATCGACAGCCGCCAGCGGCTGCAGCAATACGAGGACATGGCACGGCGCAGCAATACGCGCCTGCGCGTCAGTTTGGAAATAGACGTTGGTTTGCATCGCGGTGGCTTTCAATGCGACCAGGAATTTAGTCGCGCCATAGAGCACATTGAGCGCAGCGAATTTCTGCAACTGGCGGGGCTCATGGGCTATGAAGCACACATCAGTAAAATCCCGGCCTGGCTCGGCGGAAGCAATAAAGCCTACGCTCAAGTGCAGCAGCAGTACCAAGCGTTTTGCCACGTCATTACCGAGCAACTCGGGCCTGATGCATTAGACGACTTATGTCTGAACACCGGCGGCAGTACCACCTACCCGTTGTACGGTGAGGCTGGCCCGCAAAATGAAATATCCATCGCTTCGGCCTTGGTCAAACCCACCGACTTTGACGTCGACACATTGGAGCATCACCAAGCAGCGGCCTTTATTGCCACACCGGTATTAAAGCGTATTACTGACCCAGATATTCCCATGGCAGCTGGCCTGTCGGGTTGGCTGCGACGCTTTGGGCTAATCAAACGCCAAGCATGTTTTATTTACGGCGGCAATTGGTTAGCCAGCCCGTGCTACCCAGCTAACGCCAAGCGCTCTGCAGTGTTGGGCCACTCCAGCAATCAGGAAATGTACGAACTGCCGGACGACTGTTTGCCGGACGTCGACGACTTTTTTTTCCTGCGCCCTAGCCAAAGCGAGGCTGTTTTCCTGCAATTTGGTGAACTTGCTATTTACCACCAAGGCAGCATTACCGATTGGTGGCCAGTATTAGACTACCCCAAAGCAGAGCACACTGACCCGCACACACCACTGTTTGCTCAACGTCCCGCCATGATAGAAAAAGGATAATTCCGTGACTCTCGCCGTTGCCTGTGCTTTTGTGATCGTTCCCATCCTGATTATTGTTTTATGCCAACGCATTCCTTGGCTGGATAAACTCGGCGTGGTGGTATTGTCGTTTGGTTTGGGCATTGCCCTGGCCGCCATCCTGCAACCCAACCAATGGCTGGCCGATGGCCAATTATTGGCGCTGCAAAGTCAAACCTCAGAAATTGCCATCGCCCTGGCGCTGCCACTGCTGCTGTTTTCCATTGATGTTAAAGCCTCGTTAACCATGGCCGGTGATACCGGCAAAGCCATGGCCATTGCCCTGGTGGCGGTGATTGTTACCAGTGCTATTGGTGCGGTGATGTTTCAAGGACATTTAGAGCAAATATGGCAAGTGGCTGGCATGTCGGTCGGTGCTTATACCGGCGGCGGGCCAAACATGGCGGCAATAAAAACGGCGATCGAAGCCGACGACAATATTTTTGTGACTATGACAACGTACGATATTTTAATGTCATCGTTGTTTTTGCTGTTTGTCATGACGCTGGCGAAGCCATTGTTTTCCAAATTTCTGCGCCCATTTCAAAGTCACAGCGAGCACGCCTATCACGACGACAGTGCCTTTTCTCACATGGCCGACGAAACCGCCAATGCCTATCGTGCGCTGTTGTCGCGGCAAACCCTGTGGCCAACGCTGCAAGCCTTTTTACTGGCGGCCGTTGTGGTTGGTTTGGCAGTAGTGGTTGCGGGTTTATTTCCTGCCTCGATGCAATCAACACTGACGATTATCTGCATTACCAGCTTTGGCCTGGCAGCGTCGTTTATTCCCTATGTGCGAGCACTCGCCAACAGCTTTCAATTGGGCATGTTTTTAATTCTGGTATTTTGTTTCACCATGGGCACCATGACAGACACCAGCATTATCACCCAGCTGAATGTGGATTTATTCCTCTACATTGGCTTTATTCTGGTCGGGTCGATGTTGTTGCAGGCCCTTATGTGCCGCTGGCTCGACATAGATACGGATACGTTTTTAATTACCTCGTCCGCCGCCATCATGTCGGTTCCTTTTATTCCGGTGATCGCCGGCGCACTGAAAAATCGCGA
This window encodes:
- a CDS encoding alanine racemase, with amino-acid sequence MNQDAYFSALSTALHAAHVARPTLVIDKQRLDANIDHLLEIINRGFAYRIVAKSLPSVPMLDYLMRRTGSNRLMCFHLPFMMQLVEQFPAADILLGKPMPVAGAQRFYDWYQSRAEFLCFDPDIQLQWLIDSRQRLQQYEDMARRSNTRLRVSLEIDVGLHRGGFQCDQEFSRAIEHIERSEFLQLAGLMGYEAHISKIPAWLGGSNKAYAQVQQQYQAFCHVITEQLGPDALDDLCLNTGGSTTYPLYGEAGPQNEISIASALVKPTDFDVDTLEHHQAAAFIATPVLKRITDPDIPMAAGLSGWLRRFGLIKRQACFIYGGNWLASPCYPANAKRSAVLGHSSNQEMYELPDDCLPDVDDFFFLRPSQSEAVFLQFGELAIYHQGSITDWWPVLDYPKAEHTDPHTPLFAQRPAMIEKG
- a CDS encoding DUF819 family protein, producing MTLAVACAFVIVPILIIVLCQRIPWLDKLGVVVLSFGLGIALAAILQPNQWLADGQLLALQSQTSEIAIALALPLLLFSIDVKASLTMAGDTGKAMAIALVAVIVTSAIGAVMFQGHLEQIWQVAGMSVGAYTGGGPNMAAIKTAIEADDNIFVTMTTYDILMSSLFLLFVMTLAKPLFSKFLRPFQSHSEHAYHDDSAFSHMADETANAYRALLSRQTLWPTLQAFLLAAVVVGLAVVVAGLFPASMQSTLTIICITSFGLAASFIPYVRALANSFQLGMFLILVFCFTMGTMTDTSIITQLNVDLFLYIGFILVGSMLLQALMCRWLDIDTDTFLITSSAAIMSVPFIPVIAGALKNRDIILPGFAAAIIGYAIGNYLGVMVAYAVRYLTA